One window of Verrucomicrobiia bacterium genomic DNA carries:
- a CDS encoding glycosyltransferase family 2 protein, which yields MNWPETCLVCIPCLNESATIGGLVREIRRTLPRVLVIDDGSADNTAALAATAGAAVTRHDRSLGKGRSLQHAWAVAEQKGFEWVLTMDGDGQHAPSDISVLLSCAEASRADLVIGNRMAQAGRIPFVRRAVNRWMSRRLSRLAGVELPDTQSGFRLIRLEALRGLRIAATHFEIESEVLLRLARANRRIQFVPIQVIYRAEQSKINPVLDTIRWLRWWRRA from the coding sequence ATGAATTGGCCGGAGACTTGCCTGGTGTGCATTCCGTGCCTGAACGAGAGCGCAACCATCGGCGGCCTGGTTCGGGAGATCCGGCGCACCTTGCCACGCGTTCTCGTGATTGACGACGGATCGGCTGACAACACCGCGGCATTAGCGGCAACGGCGGGAGCCGCCGTTACGCGGCACGATCGATCGCTGGGGAAGGGTCGATCGCTGCAACACGCCTGGGCGGTTGCAGAACAAAAGGGATTTGAATGGGTGCTGACGATGGATGGCGATGGCCAGCATGCGCCGTCTGATATTTCGGTCCTCCTCTCGTGCGCCGAAGCCAGCCGTGCAGACCTGGTCATTGGAAATCGAATGGCGCAAGCCGGGCGGATTCCTTTCGTCCGTCGGGCTGTGAATCGCTGGATGAGCCGCCGGCTGTCGCGCCTGGCGGGAGTGGAATTGCCCGATACCCAATCGGGATTTCGATTGATCCGGCTGGAGGCGTTGCGCGGACTGCGGATCGCGGCCACTCATTTCGAAATCGAATCTGAAGTTCTCCTGCGATTGGCGCGCGCGAACAGGCGGATCCAATTCGTTCCCATCCAGGTGATCTATCGCGCAGAGCAGAGCAAGATCAACCCGGTCCTCGACACGATCCGCTGGCTGCGATGGTGGCGTCGCGCATGA
- a CDS encoding methyltransferase domain-containing protein, whose protein sequence is MFFPRRATQVEYFDSPDRTHSELVEGYASLNRVNQWFIFADPFQRSLPRLLGEEQCRELSILDLGAGDGLLGRTLERWASNRGWKWKFTNLDVNPGALALNPGARNVVGSALALPFDDRSFDVVIGSQMTHHFSDEEVVIHLREAWRVARLAICLTDLQRSALLYLVVRMMFLLARFPGHFQQDGLLSVKRGFRMDELQRFAEAAKISSPQVFSYYGMRLILQAKKV, encoded by the coding sequence ATGTTTTTCCCGCGACGAGCTACGCAAGTAGAATATTTCGACTCGCCGGATCGGACCCACTCCGAGCTGGTCGAAGGCTACGCGTCGCTCAATCGCGTCAATCAGTGGTTCATTTTCGCAGATCCGTTTCAACGCTCGCTGCCGCGCCTGCTCGGGGAGGAACAATGCCGTGAACTCTCGATTCTCGACCTCGGTGCTGGCGACGGATTGCTGGGTCGAACCCTGGAACGCTGGGCATCAAACCGCGGTTGGAAATGGAAGTTCACGAATCTCGACGTCAATCCGGGCGCTCTCGCGCTCAACCCGGGCGCCCGCAATGTCGTCGGCTCAGCCCTCGCCCTTCCCTTCGATGATCGCAGCTTTGATGTCGTGATCGGATCGCAGATGACTCACCACTTCTCAGATGAAGAAGTGGTCATTCACCTGCGCGAAGCCTGGCGTGTCGCAAGGCTCGCCATCTGCCTCACAGATCTGCAGCGCAGCGCCCTATTGTATCTTGTTGTGCGCATGATGTTTCTCCTGGCGCGATTTCCCGGCCACTTTCAGCAGGACGGATTGCTGTCGGTTAAACGCGGGTTTCGAATGGACGAGTTGCAACGCTTCGCCGAAGCCGCGAAGATTTCCAGCCCCCAGGTATTCAGTTATTACGGCATGCGGCTTATCCTGCAGGCCAAGAAGGTGTGA